From a region of the Helicobacter hepaticus ATCC 51449 genome:
- a CDS encoding inorganic phosphate transporter, which translates to MEFKNVKQIEKAQNFNQKDGIKLFIVLIFFLVISLIAIFVHTGYNTLLLVFATIIGGYMAMSIGANDVANNVGPAVGSHAITLVGAIIIAAICEAMGAVIAGGEVVETIKSGIIDSQNITDPSVFVALMLAALASGAVWLHLATAIGAPVSTTHSLVGGILGAGVVAVGFEIVNWGECLRIVSSWVISPVLGGLIAVIFLIIIKKSITYKEDKREAAKKVVPILVFVMTWAFSLYLILKGLKKILPSLDLVLSVGISFIIAIGVYFIVRPIIAKKADSLLNTKEDINSLFTIPLVFSAALLSFAHGANDVANAIGPLAAINETLKNLSESLPTSKAGVPLWIMLVGGLGISLGLALYGPRLIRTVGSEITELDKIRAFCIAMSAALTVLLASQLGLPVSSTHIAIGAIFGVGFLREYLKKRYYEMQQIIIKAHKGKDAQEVEAFLERFNKASIKKKGLMLESIKNNRQLKDIPYFDRKERKSLKKAYKQELVKRNAINKIIASWLITVPVSAVLGGVTYYVITSLGFSI; encoded by the coding sequence ATGGAGTTTAAAAATGTCAAGCAAATTGAAAAGGCTCAGAACTTTAACCAAAAAGATGGTATAAAGCTTTTTATTGTACTCATCTTTTTTCTAGTTATTTCTCTGATAGCAATTTTTGTTCATACAGGATATAACACACTTTTACTTGTTTTTGCAACTATCATCGGTGGCTATATGGCGATGAGCATTGGAGCAAATGATGTGGCAAACAATGTTGGACCAGCAGTTGGCTCCCACGCAATTACACTTGTAGGGGCGATTATAATTGCTGCAATTTGTGAAGCTATGGGAGCAGTTATCGCTGGTGGGGAAGTCGTAGAGACGATTAAATCAGGTATTATAGATTCTCAAAATATCACTGACCCAAGTGTGTTTGTGGCTCTTATGCTAGCAGCGCTTGCTTCAGGTGCAGTATGGTTACACCTTGCTACTGCTATCGGAGCTCCTGTTTCAACTACACATTCTCTTGTAGGCGGAATCTTAGGTGCTGGAGTTGTTGCAGTAGGCTTTGAAATTGTAAATTGGGGAGAGTGCTTACGCATTGTATCAAGTTGGGTTATCTCACCTGTGCTTGGTGGTTTGATTGCAGTAATTTTTCTTATCATCATTAAAAAAAGCATTACCTATAAAGAAGATAAACGTGAGGCAGCCAAAAAAGTAGTGCCTATTCTCGTTTTTGTAATGACTTGGGCTTTTAGTCTTTACCTTATACTCAAAGGTTTAAAAAAGATATTACCATCGCTTGATTTGGTTTTATCTGTAGGCATTAGCTTTATTATAGCGATTGGGGTTTATTTTATCGTGCGCCCTATCATAGCCAAGAAAGCAGATTCTCTCCTAAACACCAAAGAAGACATTAATTCACTCTTTACTATTCCTCTTGTTTTTTCAGCAGCACTTTTAAGCTTCGCTCACGGAGCAAATGATGTTGCAAACGCTATTGGACCACTCGCAGCAATTAATGAAACGTTAAAAAATCTTAGTGAATCTCTCCCTACAAGTAAAGCAGGTGTGCCATTATGGATTATGCTGGTAGGTGGGCTTGGTATTTCTCTAGGACTTGCACTCTATGGACCAAGACTTATCCGCACGGTGGGAAGCGAAATTACTGAATTAGATAAAATAAGAGCATTTTGTATCGCTATGAGCGCAGCCTTAACTGTTCTCTTGGCTTCCCAACTTGGATTACCTGTAAGCTCAACACATATTGCCATTGGAGCAATATTTGGTGTGGGATTCTTACGTGAATATCTTAAAAAACGCTATTATGAAATGCAGCAAATCATCATAAAAGCTCATAAGGGGAAAGATGCTCAAGAAGTAGAGGCATTTTTAGAGCGTTTTAATAAAGCAAGCATTAAGAAAAAAGGTTTGATGTTAGAATCTATTAAGAATAATAGACAACTCAAAGATATACCATATTTTGATAGAAAAGAGCGAAAATCACTTAAGAAAGCTTATAAACAAGAGTTAGTAAAACGTAATGCGATTAATAAAATAATTGCTTCTTGGCTTATCACCGTGCCTGTATCTGCTGTTCTTGGCGGAGTTACTTATTATGTGATTACTAGTCTTGGCTTTAGTATTTAG
- a CDS encoding hemolysin family protein, which yields MDPYSSILMLILALFLVFLNAFFVLSEFAIVKIRKSKLEELAKNEVKNASLALKITHSLDTYLSATQLGITLASLALGWISENAFVKLISIPFGYLLESSPLLVHSIASMIAFVFVTLLHVVLGELVPKSVAIAKTESVVLLVAKPLYTFRIIFSPLIKLFDLLAAFFLKFINISPARENEAVHSDEELKIIIGESLKEGYIDSIEGEIIKNAVDFSDTLAREIMTPRKDMICLNAQDGYEKNIDIILQTNHTRYPYYQDSKDNILGMIHIRDLFENAIKGKEHNLSKLVRNMIIVPESAHISEILNTMNRQQVHTALVVDEYGGTSGLLTMEDIIEEIMGDISDEHDLKIEDMRQIDAQTYEFDGKLEISDIEEMLDITFKNTNDHITIGGYVFGLFGRLPMMKDKITDEHCIFEVLEMEGARIKKLKVTYTPKITSTL from the coding sequence TTGGACCCGTATTCGTCCATTTTAATGCTTATTTTGGCATTATTTTTAGTATTTCTTAATGCCTTTTTTGTGCTTTCAGAGTTTGCTATTGTTAAAATACGAAAATCAAAGCTAGAGGAACTTGCGAAAAATGAAGTTAAAAATGCTTCTCTTGCTTTAAAAATTACTCATTCGCTTGATACATATTTGAGTGCAACACAACTTGGCATCACTCTTGCTTCTCTCGCACTAGGTTGGATTAGTGAAAATGCTTTTGTTAAGCTTATAAGTATTCCATTTGGTTATCTTTTGGAATCTTCTCCTCTTTTAGTGCATTCTATTGCATCAATGATTGCTTTTGTTTTCGTAACGCTTCTTCACGTTGTGCTTGGAGAGCTTGTGCCAAAGTCAGTTGCCATTGCCAAAACAGAATCGGTCGTGCTTCTCGTTGCCAAACCACTTTATACATTTCGGATTATCTTTTCTCCATTGATTAAGCTTTTTGATTTGCTTGCAGCATTTTTTCTTAAGTTCATTAACATCTCGCCTGCACGTGAAAATGAAGCTGTCCATTCCGATGAGGAACTTAAAATTATTATAGGTGAAAGTCTTAAAGAAGGCTATATAGATTCTATAGAGGGTGAGATTATTAAAAACGCTGTTGATTTCTCTGATACCCTTGCTAGAGAAATTATGACGCCCAGAAAAGATATGATATGTTTAAATGCACAAGATGGATATGAAAAAAATATTGATATTATTTTGCAAACGAATCACACGCGCTATCCTTACTATCAAGATTCCAAAGATAATATTCTAGGTATGATACATATCCGCGATTTATTTGAAAACGCAATAAAAGGCAAAGAGCATAATCTCTCTAAACTTGTCCGCAATATGATTATTGTGCCAGAGAGCGCACATATCTCTGAAATTTTAAATACAATGAATCGTCAACAAGTCCATACTGCACTTGTTGTTGATGAATACGGTGGCACTTCTGGGCTTTTGACAATGGAAGATATTATTGAGGAAATTATGGGGGATATTTCTGATGAACACGACCTCAAAATTGAAGATATGAGGCAAATTGATGCGCAAACTTATGAATTTGATGGAAAACTTGAAATAAGTGATATTGAAGAAATGCTTGACATTACTTTTAAAAATACAAATGACCATATCACTATTGGAGGCTATGTATTTGGATTATTTGGGCGATTACCTATGATGAAAGATAAAATTACTGATGAACATTGCATTTTTGAAGTGCTTGAAA